From the genome of Wolbachia endosymbiont (group B) of Parapoynx stratiotata, one region includes:
- a CDS encoding AAA family ATPase: MSNRANITFFIAGAIASLTLITSGVFAVAPYVAFLSSVAALNIAPPVIFILFALSAVVIVFSYKMIKQNKKSQENSKAEVEEPNKGLRKEENKLTPIKEELEDGKDKENKYGFSGLEEKVHRISENFVTKDEVNGLKKEVSDLSARLINSPATKNEVEVKLNIAFYAKGEERGWNTTFSDIILPSDIKENLREICKSKSGGYLLNGKGGTGKSSICEAIANEIKSQFAVIRISASSLCNISNIDQVFERARKNTPCIIIMEEIDGIGLDRKSGKNKNVESLTHLLDKLNKTFLEENIVIATTNCANDLDETLVRHERLRKIEIPGLEKESIRRGILKEYLKELSQRDIETIVNNTNGFSPANLIGLAKYIEKEREKMKSKGKSTPFSTLCKNFKKEHNIKDEPDKKHRNSKTKNEGSSGSSFSSRSLSRSLSRSSSVSSSLSDVSSRGSKRQIEE; the protein is encoded by the coding sequence ATGTCTAATAGAGCTAATATAACTTTTTTTATAGCTGGTGCTATTGCTTCCCTTACATTAATTACATCTGGAGTTTTTGCTGTAGCTCCTTACGTTGCATTTTTATCTTCAGTTGCAGCTTTAAATATAGCTCCCCCTGTTATTTTTATTTTATTTGCGCTTTCTGCAGTAGTAATTGTGTTTTCATATAAAATGATTAAACAAAATAAAAAATCTCAAGAAAACTCGAAAGCTGAAGTCGAAGAGCCGAATAAAGGGTTAAGGAAAGAAGAAAATAAGCTAACTCCAATTAAAGAAGAATTAGAAGATGGAAAGGATAAAGAAAATAAATACGGGTTTAGTGGTCTAGAAGAAAAAGTTCATAGAATTTCAGAGAATTTTGTAACGAAAGATGAAGTGAATGGGTTAAAAAAAGAGGTTAGTGATCTTTCTGCAAGGTTAATTAATAGTCCTGCAACAAAAAATGAAGTAGAAGTAAAGTTGAATATAGCATTTTATGCAAAAGGTGAAGAAAGAGGATGGAATACAACATTTAGTGATATTATATTACCAAGTGACATAAAAGAAAATTTGAGAGAGATTTGTAAATCAAAAAGCGGAGGATATCTCTTAAATGGTAAAGGAGGGACTGGTAAGAGTAGTATTTGTGAAGCGATTGCGAATGAAATTAAATCTCAATTTGCTGTTATACGTATTTCTGCATCTTCCTTATGTAATATATCGAATATAGATCAAGTTTTTGAGAGGGCAAGAAAAAACACTCCTTGTATAATTATTATGGAAGAGATTGACGGCATTGGTCTAGATCGCAAGAGTGGTAAGAACAAGAATGTAGAATCTTTAACTCATTTACTCGATAAATTGAATAAAACCTTTCTTGAAGAAAATATAGTAATTGCCACAACTAATTGTGCGAATGATTTAGATGAAACACTAGTTAGGCATGAGCGCTTGAGAAAAATTGAGATTCCTGGGCTAGAGAAAGAAAGTATACGTAGGGGGATACTAAAAGAATATCTAAAAGAATTAAGCCAGAGAGATATTGAAACTATTGTAAATAATACTAATGGTTTTTCACCAGCAAATCTGATTGGTTTAGCCAAGTATATAGAAAAGGAGAGGGAAAAAATGAAAAGTAAAGGCAAAAGTACTCCTTTTTCCACTTTATGTAAAAATTTCAAGAAGGAACATAACATAAAAGATGAGCCAGATAAGAAACATCGTAACAGTAAAACTAAAAACGAGGGGTCTTCTGGAAGCTCATTCTCATCTAGAAGCTTATCTAGAAGCTTATCTAGAAGTTCATCAGTAAGCTCTTCATTGAGTGATGTATCTTCTCGAGGAAGTAAGCGGCAAATCGAGGAATGA
- a CDS encoding glycoside hydrolase TIM-barrel-like domain-containing protein, translating to MSTIILSSILSKAGSIFGPIGQIVGSELGALLGAQLDNAIFGLDAEQKITHGARLKNLQVQTSTYGKTIPIIYGTARIAGNIIWSQPIKEEAITTQNKTGRGINITYNYYATLAIAICKGKVEKLNRIWADIKSLSFDQIDYTFYHGREDQNPDPFMLSIEGEKNVPAYRGISYIVIKNFPLADYSNRVPVFTFEVQTALKLSGFSVAENIKNINIIPGSGEFVYDTKIQKKIAREKISSSQYIPYGPAQRVNHNNHTKKSDAMLSLDQLKESLPNVEWASVVVNWFASSLNIKDCKIYPAVEFQDDSAIVPDDWQVGNITRDNAQLISKDNHGNPRYGGTVSDAALIRYIEELRSRGYKVMLYPMLLLDTKNKEWRGKLSGTPQDISDFFENQYSKFIEHYTSIAKQTKVEGFIIGSEFAQLTRVKDVEGHYPAVAELVKVAKQVKFQLGKEVNVTYAADWSEYHSYDGWYNMDELWSSQFIDVIGIDAYFPLTDGPEPPFGYSAKDVTGGWSSGVGYDYFYDYSKSDPEKIKYNDSEYAWKNIEKWWSEVHVNPGGSKTKWQPKMKKIWFTEYGFPSMNGCTNEPNVFVDKGSIESKYPRYSNGEVSFLSQKTAIEGTLKKWQSSEMVEKMFLWAWDARPFPYFPNLCDMWTDCHNWQTGHWIQGKISQLNVSDVLSDLLQKVGLKGDQFDTSDVKGLLSGYVINDQQPVRSIIKMLRRCYFFDVVEQNSKLKFIQKGRGVKTEIPIGEMVTNNVAKLVNISQLDLNSKVNVVYFNRNFGYPIDVKYAELPKQGNAATVPIPLIMEEGEAQNIAEVLLYSAWQERNIYNFKLPIKYAWLLPSDVIAISDGEKRHTMRIIKTKFESMSIQVMGVGYDPSIYKLSFPSTRSLMLKEYPPSHISKSIVEMIDLPYIKDNIASFTLISEEESWKGATLFISYDDKNYKPIASANIQSTYGYVIEFTDEGITVVLRFGKIDVMSPTVLALVGKEVIKFERAKLIGKNKYQLIDLIRGQEGTKKYEHTTGEKFILLDHSIISFEVQKGRKFYLKAVTYGDSLDNTKAKLLIKNFS from the coding sequence ATGTCTACAATAATTTTATCATCAATTTTAAGTAAAGCGGGCAGTATTTTTGGGCCAATTGGCCAGATTGTTGGCTCAGAACTCGGTGCTCTGCTTGGTGCACAGCTTGATAATGCAATATTTGGTCTTGATGCCGAGCAAAAGATAACGCATGGGGCGAGGCTGAAAAATCTGCAAGTTCAAACCTCAACTTATGGCAAAACAATTCCAATTATCTATGGCACTGCTCGCATTGCTGGAAACATTATTTGGTCACAGCCAATAAAAGAGGAGGCGATAACCACTCAAAATAAAACAGGAAGAGGTATAAATATTACATATAACTACTATGCAACACTCGCAATTGCAATTTGCAAGGGGAAAGTAGAAAAATTAAATCGAATCTGGGCGGATATAAAATCGCTTAGCTTTGACCAAATAGATTATACTTTTTACCACGGCAGAGAAGACCAAAACCCTGATCCGTTTATGTTATCAATAGAAGGTGAGAAGAATGTACCAGCTTATAGAGGAATATCTTACATAGTCATCAAAAATTTCCCTTTGGCAGACTATAGTAATCGTGTTCCGGTGTTTACATTTGAAGTGCAAACTGCACTGAAGCTCAGTGGATTTTCAGTAGCAGAAAACATTAAAAATATCAATATCATACCAGGTTCAGGGGAGTTTGTGTATGATACGAAAATACAGAAGAAAATTGCACGAGAAAAAATAAGCAGTAGTCAATATATTCCCTATGGACCGGCACAAAGAGTAAATCACAATAATCACACAAAAAAGAGCGATGCTATGCTTTCTTTGGACCAATTGAAGGAAAGTTTACCAAATGTTGAATGGGCATCGGTAGTGGTTAATTGGTTTGCAAGCAGTTTGAATATCAAAGATTGTAAAATATATCCTGCAGTTGAATTTCAAGATGATTCTGCTATAGTGCCTGATGATTGGCAAGTGGGAAATATAACCAGGGATAATGCCCAGCTCATTTCAAAAGATAATCATGGCAATCCAAGATATGGTGGTACAGTTAGCGATGCAGCACTAATAAGATATATAGAAGAGCTGCGTAGCAGAGGTTATAAGGTGATGCTCTATCCAATGCTCTTGCTTGACACAAAAAACAAAGAGTGGCGAGGAAAATTGAGCGGTACTCCTCAGGATATAAGTGATTTTTTTGAGAATCAGTATAGCAAATTCATAGAGCATTACACGAGCATTGCCAAACAAACTAAAGTGGAAGGGTTTATAATCGGGTCTGAATTTGCGCAGCTCACCAGAGTGAAAGATGTAGAGGGTCACTATCCTGCAGTAGCAGAGCTAGTTAAAGTTGCAAAGCAAGTAAAATTTCAGCTTGGAAAAGAAGTAAACGTAACTTACGCTGCCGATTGGAGTGAGTATCATTCATATGATGGTTGGTATAATATGGATGAACTATGGTCTTCACAGTTCATCGATGTTATTGGCATAGATGCTTACTTTCCACTCACCGATGGCCCAGAACCTCCTTTTGGCTATTCCGCGAAAGATGTAACGGGTGGTTGGAGCAGTGGGGTAGGGTATGATTATTTTTACGATTACTCAAAAAGTGATCCTGAGAAAATAAAGTATAATGACAGCGAATATGCGTGGAAAAATATCGAGAAATGGTGGAGTGAAGTTCATGTAAATCCAGGTGGTAGTAAAACAAAATGGCAACCAAAAATGAAGAAAATATGGTTTACCGAATATGGATTTCCCAGTATGAACGGCTGCACTAATGAGCCCAATGTGTTTGTTGATAAAGGTAGTATAGAGAGTAAATATCCACGATACTCAAACGGAGAGGTGAGCTTTCTTTCGCAGAAAACTGCGATCGAAGGAACATTAAAAAAGTGGCAAAGCTCAGAAATGGTGGAGAAAATGTTCCTCTGGGCGTGGGATGCAAGGCCATTTCCTTATTTTCCCAACTTGTGTGATATGTGGACTGACTGCCATAATTGGCAAACAGGGCACTGGATTCAGGGAAAAATTTCACAACTTAATGTTTCCGATGTTTTGTCTGATCTGTTGCAAAAGGTAGGTCTCAAAGGCGATCAGTTTGATACAAGTGATGTTAAAGGATTACTATCTGGGTATGTAATAAATGATCAGCAACCCGTACGCTCAATTATTAAAATGCTGCGAAGGTGCTATTTTTTTGATGTGGTTGAACAGAACTCAAAACTGAAATTTATTCAAAAGGGCAGGGGAGTGAAAACTGAAATACCAATTGGCGAGATGGTTACCAATAACGTTGCAAAACTTGTTAATATTAGTCAGCTAGATTTAAATAGTAAAGTCAATGTTGTTTATTTTAACCGCAATTTTGGCTATCCAATTGATGTGAAATATGCTGAACTGCCAAAGCAGGGCAATGCTGCAACAGTTCCAATACCGCTCATTATGGAGGAAGGGGAGGCGCAAAATATAGCTGAAGTTTTACTTTATTCTGCGTGGCAAGAGAGAAATATATACAACTTTAAGCTACCGATAAAATATGCATGGCTTTTACCAAGTGATGTCATAGCAATTTCAGATGGCGAGAAAAGACATACGATGAGAATTATAAAAACAAAGTTTGAAAGCATGTCCATTCAAGTAATGGGAGTTGGTTATGATCCCTCTATATACAAGCTCTCCTTTCCTTCAACAAGATCACTTATGCTTAAAGAATACCCTCCTTCTCACATCAGTAAATCTATCGTAGAAATGATAGATTTACCGTATATTAAAGATAATATCGCAAGCTTTACTTTAATTAGTGAAGAGGAAAGTTGGAAAGGAGCAACGCTCTTTATTTCGTATGATGATAAAAATTATAAGCCCATCGCGAGCGCAAATATACAATCTACTTACGGATATGTAATCGAATTTACCGATGAGGGAATTACAGTAGTACTGCGTTTTGGTAAGATAGACGTCATGAGTCCAACTGTGTTAGCGCTGGTTGGAAAAGAGGTAATAAAATTCGAAAGAGCAAAGCTCATAGGTAAGAATAAATATCAGCTTATCGACCTAATTAGAGGCCAAGAAGGTACTAAGAAATATGAACACACCACAGGTGAAAAATTTATTCTACTTGATCATTCAATAATTTCTTTTGAAGTGCAAAAAGGGAGAAAGTTTTATCTTAAGGCAGTCACTTACGGTGATTCATTGGATAATACGAAAGCGAAACTATTGATCAAGAACTTCAGCTAA
- a CDS encoding IS256 family transposase produces the protein MGQANRTTGLVDYKELETNILSSIREGRPLTGRDGALTPFIKRLLEASLEGEIESHMSAKSEENNRRNGRNAKTLRTSSGSFELLTPRDREGSFEPQIVKKRQTSLHPELEAKVLSTYASGMGYRDIASHVEEIYDHKISAAEISSITDKLLPVINEWRSRPLQSVYPIVFMDGMFFKVKEDGHCISKCMYNILGINQNGRKEVLGFYLAESEGANFWLGVLNDLKERGVEDILIACIDGLKSFPAAINSVFPKAEVQLCIVHQIRNSLKYVSSKDVKVFMNDLKKIYRASSKEIAENYLLELEEKWGEKYPLVIKSWQNNWENLSSYFKYSGQVRKLIYTTNPIEGLHRQIRKFTKTKGSFTSTNALYKQVYCAIKKVEQKWIMALPNWALTISQLDIFFPDRLKIELN, from the coding sequence ATGGGTCAAGCAAATAGAACTACTGGTTTGGTAGATTATAAAGAATTAGAAACAAATATCCTGTCATCTATACGAGAAGGAAGACCATTGACAGGAAGAGATGGAGCATTAACACCGTTTATAAAAAGGTTGCTAGAGGCAAGTCTGGAAGGTGAAATAGAAAGCCACATGTCAGCTAAAAGTGAAGAAAATAACCGAAGAAATGGAAGGAATGCAAAAACTTTACGTACAAGTTCAGGCTCATTTGAACTATTAACACCAAGAGACAGAGAAGGAAGCTTTGAACCGCAAATAGTCAAAAAAAGGCAAACAAGCCTACATCCAGAACTTGAAGCAAAGGTCTTAAGCACATATGCCAGTGGCATGGGATACAGAGATATAGCTTCACATGTTGAGGAAATATATGACCACAAAATATCAGCAGCAGAGATATCCAGTATTACTGATAAACTGCTACCAGTAATCAATGAATGGCGCAGCCGCCCACTGCAATCAGTGTATCCAATAGTGTTTATGGATGGCATGTTCTTTAAGGTCAAGGAGGACGGACATTGTATAAGTAAATGCATGTATAATATATTGGGCATAAATCAAAATGGCAGAAAAGAAGTATTAGGTTTTTATTTGGCTGAAAGTGAAGGAGCTAACTTCTGGTTGGGAGTTCTAAATGACCTAAAAGAGCGAGGAGTAGAAGATATTCTAATTGCCTGCATTGATGGGCTAAAAAGCTTTCCTGCGGCTATAAATAGTGTGTTTCCTAAGGCAGAAGTACAGCTATGTATAGTGCATCAGATAAGGAATTCACTGAAATATGTATCTAGCAAAGATGTAAAAGTTTTCATGAATGATTTGAAAAAAATATATCGTGCTTCAAGTAAAGAGATCGCTGAGAATTATCTGCTTGAGCTGGAAGAAAAATGGGGAGAGAAGTATCCTTTAGTTATAAAATCCTGGCAGAACAATTGGGAAAACTTATCCAGTTATTTTAAGTATTCTGGGCAAGTTAGGAAGCTGATTTACACCACCAATCCAATTGAGGGGTTGCATAGACAAATCAGGAAATTTACTAAAACTAAGGGTTCATTTACTAGTACAAATGCCTTGTACAAACAGGTATATTGTGCTATAAAAAAGGTAGAGCAAAAGTGGATTATGGCTCTCCCTAATTGGGCTTTAACTATTTCTCAACTTGATATTTTCTTTCCAGATAGATTGAAAATTGAGTTGAACTAA